The following coding sequences are from one Coffea arabica cultivar ET-39 chromosome 11e, Coffea Arabica ET-39 HiFi, whole genome shotgun sequence window:
- the LOC140021715 gene encoding homeobox-leucine zipper protein ATHB-13-like: MTCTAAMAFFPANFMLQTSHHDQDHRDSQQPPTSLSTPILSSCAPQDFHGVASLLGKRSMSFSGVDVCDQENHGEDDLSDDGSQMGEKKRRLNMEQVKTLEKNFELGNKLEPERKMQLARALGLQPRQIAIWFQNRRARWKTKQLEKDYEVLKRQFEAIKAENDALQAQNQKLHAEISALKNREPTESINLNKETEGSCSNRSENSSDIKLDISRTPAIDRDSPLSSHPTASRSLFPTSIRSTGGMTTTQLFHNSTRPDLQCQKMDHSTVKEESLCNMFGIDDQAGFWPWLEQQHFN; the protein is encoded by the exons ATGACTTGTACTGCTGCAATGGCCTTCTTCCCTGCCAATTTCATGCTGCAAACTTCTCATCATGATCAAGATCATCGTGATTCTCAACAACCTCCCACCTCCCTTAGCACCCCAATTCTCTCCTCTTGCGCCCCTCAGGACTTCCACG GTGTTGCTTCGCTTCTAGGGAAGAGATCTATGTCTTTTTCGGGTGTGGATGTGTGTGATCAAGAAAATCATGGGGAGGACGATTTATCTGATGATGGATCACAAATGGGGGAGAAAAAGAGGAGGCTGAATATGGAGCAAGTTAAGACTCTTGAGAAGAATTTTGAGTTGGGAAATAAGCTTGAGCCCGAGAGAAAAATGCAGCTGGCAAGAGCTCTTGGTTTGCAACCTAGACAGATAGCTATATGGTTCCAGAACAGGAGGGCTAGATGGAAGACTAAACAGTTGGAGAAAGATTATGAAGTTCTCAAGAGACAATTTGAAgctatcaaagctgaaaatgatgcTCTCCAAGCTCAGAACCAGAAGCTTCATGCAGag ATATCGGCACTAAAAAATAGGGAACCGACGGAATCAATCAACCTCAACAAAGAAACAGAAGGATCTTGCAGTAATAGAAGTGAAAACAGCTCTGATATCAAGCTGGACATCTCAAGAACACCAGCAATAGACAGAGACAGCCCTCTATCTTCCCATCCAACAGCTAGCCGATCCCTCTTTCCTACGTCCATCAGGTCTACTGGAGGGATGACTACTACACAGCTCTTCCACAACTCAACGAGACCCGATCTTCAGTGCCAGAAAATGGATCACAGTACTGTTAAAGAAGAAAGCTTGTGCAATATGTTTGGCATTGATGATCAAGCTGGATTTTGGCCCTGGCTCGAGCAGCAGCATTTCAATTGA
- the LOC113716315 gene encoding uncharacterized protein, with amino-acid sequence MAMASATTSASSTTPILSPTTATTTSIFHQSLHTVPKLPFSKLTSKSLIRPTTKLQVSSSKPATTATTTTIKVAQETVFFDGGAHYGDLLANLLLGFTLLWLPLTLAAVLRAFFLRYRFTNLRVTVISGLTGRDRSDFSYKVIKDVQAVPRFIGEWGDIIITLKDGTKVDLRSVPKFREIAKYCLKMAEQPVVLKESGPKGF; translated from the coding sequence ATGGCAATGGCTAGCGCCACCACTTCGGCCAGCTCCACCACCCCAATTCTCTCCCccaccaccgccaccaccacctcAATCTTCCACCAATCCCTCCACACCGTTCCCAAACTGCCTTTCTCCAAACTCACCTCAAAATCCCTCATTAGACCAACCACCAAGCTCCAAGTGTCTAGCTCCAAGCCCGCCACCACCGcaaccaccaccaccatcaAAGTCGCCCAAGAAACCGTCTTTTTTGATGGTGGAGCCCACTATGGTGACCTCTTAGCAAACCTTCTTCTGGGTTTCACTCTTCTTTGGCTGCCATTAACTTTAGCTGCAGTTTTGAGGGCATTTTTCTTAAGGTACAGGTTTACCAATTTGAGGGTCACAGTTATTTCTGGCCTAACTGGTCGAGATAGAAGTGATTTTTCATATAAGGTGATTAAAGATGTCCAGGCTGTACCGAGATTTATTGGTGAATGGGGTGATATCATCATTACTTTGAAAGATGGAACTAAGGTGGACTTGAGAAGTGTTCCTAAGTTTAGGGAAATTGCAAAGTATTGCCTGAAAATGGCTGAGCAGCCTGTGGTTTTGAAGGAAAGTGGACCTAAAGGGTTTTGA
- the LOC113716433 gene encoding transcription factor MYB124, protein MQSVKRRPSSNTGATDAIATSQQQQQQQPKQKERHIVSWSQEEDDILREQIRIHGTENWAIIASKFKDKTTRQCRRRWFTYLNSDFKKGGWSPEEDLLLCEAQKIFGNRWTEIAKVVSGRTDNAVKNRFSTLCKKRAKREALAKENNTSYINLNNKRVIFPSGLSTNGISEAAGPLKKMRRAHIPDPTESCNREEELVGECATSSQLLRPPFAVLAQNIHKSGSNLSTQQHGNDVKEAPTDASNNKIQGTFLKKDDPKVLALMQQAELLSSLAAKVNVDSTDQSLENAWKVLQDFLNQNKESDEFCFRISDMDVQLDILKDLVEDLQGSFEGNQASWRQPDLYEESSGSSEYSTGSTLPSHLPLDKVEQCQSELCAPYQDVRPVSQSTHAGDQHQLVKVENTMLGSEPTDKDVMPDCDELKADGVLACGFSTTEFGSPLQETPLFRTIAATIPSPKFSESERHFLLRALGMESTSLTPSTNPSQPPACKRALLQSL, encoded by the exons ATGCAGAGTGTGAAGCGGAGGCCAAGTAGTAATACTGGTGCTACTGATGCAATTGCTACTAGTCAACAACAACAACAGCAGCAGCCAAAGCAGAAAGAAAGACATATTGTTTCTTGGTCCCAAGAG GAGGATGATATATTGAGAGAGCAAATTAGAATCCATGGAACAGAAAA TTGGGCGATCATTGCTTCGAAGTTCAAGGATAAAACAACCAGGCAATGCAGAAGAAG GTGGTTCACTTATTTGAACTCTGATTTCAAGAAAGGTGGGTGGTCACCAGAAGAAGACCTGCTCTTGTGTGAG GCACAGAAAATATTTGGCAACAGATGGACTGAAATTGCAAAAGTTGTTTCAGGCAG GACTGATAATGCCGTGAAGAACCGATTCTCTACCCTCTGTAAGAAGAGAGCAAAACGTGAAGCCTTAGCGAAAGAGAACAACACTTCATATATCAATTTGAACAATAAAAGAGTTATCTTTCCAAGTGGTCTCAGTACAAATGGCATATCAGAAGCTGCAGGACCCCTTAAGAAGATGAG GAGAGCCCACATCCCTGATCCCACTGAGAGCTGCAACCGCGAAGAAGAGTTAGTTGGCGAATGCGCAACAAGTAGTCAGTTGCTTAGACCTCCATTTGCAGTACTAGCTCAAAACATACACAAAAGTGGAAGCAACTTGTCAACTCAGCAGCATGGCAATGATGTCAAAGAGGCTCCGACTGATG CCAGCAATAACaaaattcaaggaacatttctCAAGAAGGATGATCCAAAGGTACTCGCATTGATGCAACAAGCTGAATTACTCAGCTCACTTGCTGCAAAAGTTAACGTAGACAGTACGGATCAGAGCCTTGAAAATGCCTGGAAG GTTCTTCAGGACTTCTTGAACCAAAATAAAGAAAGTGATGAATTCTGCTTTAGAATTTCTGACATGGATGTTCAACTTGACATTCTCAAGGACTTGGTTGAGGATTTACAAGGTAGTTTTGAGGGCAATCAAGCATCATGGAG GCAACCTGACTTATATGAAGAGTCCTCAGGCAGCTCTGAGTATAGTACTGGATCAACTCTGCCATCACATTTACCACTTGATAAAGTGGAGCAATGTCAATCTGAGCTATGTGCACCATATCAGGATGTCAGACCTGTATCACAATCAACTCATGCAGGTGATCAGCATCAGCTTGTTAAAGTTGAAAACACAATGTTAGGCAGTGAACCTACAGATAAAG ATGTCATGCCAGATTGTGATGAACTAAAAGCTGATGGTGTACTTGCTTGCGGGTTTTCAACTACAGAGTTCGGTTCCCCTCTTCAAGAGACTCCACTGTTCCGAACAATAGCAGCTACTATTCCCAGCCCAAAATTTTCAGAAAGT GAAAGGCATTTCCTATTGAGAGCACTCGGAATGGAGTCCACATCCTTAACTCCTAGCACCAATCCTTCACAACCTCCAGCCTGCAAAAGGGCTCTCCTTCAAAGCCTATGA
- the LOC113717380 gene encoding UDP-galactose/UDP-glucose transporter 3, translating into MESHGAGLHRVFLLAFCVAGIWCAYIYQGVLQETVSTKRFGPDKKRFEHLAFLNLAQNLVCLIWSFIMIKIWSNGKRDGAPWWTFWSAGVTNTIGPAMGIEALKYISYPGQVLAKSSKMIPVMLMGTLVYGIRYTFPEYVCTLLVAGGVSMFALSKPSSKSISKLAHPNPGLGYGLCFLNLAFDGFTNATQDSITARYPKTTAWDIMLGMNLWGTIYNVIFMFGWPQASGYEAVKFCQQHPEVAWDILLYCLCGAVGQNFIFLTISRFGSLTNTTITTTRKFVSIVVSSVLSGNPMSTKQWGSVIMVFSGLAYQIYLKWRKLQRMQKKKKSM; encoded by the exons ATGGAGTCTCATGGCGCCGGACTCCACCGCGTATTTCTCCTGGCCTTCTGCGTCGCCGGAATTTGGTGTGCGTATATCTATCAAGGCGTCCTCCAAGAGACTGT ATCAACCAAGCGATTTGGGCCGGATAAGAAGAGGTTCGAGCACTTGGCTTTCCTCAACTTGGCACAGAATTTAGTTTGTTTGATATGGTCCTTTATAA TGATAAAGATTTGGTCCAACGGCAAGAGAGATGGTGCTCCCTGGTGGACATTCTGGAGTGCTGGAGTTACAAATACAATTGGACCAGCTATGGGCATTGAAGCATTGAAGTATATCAGCTACCCTGGTCAG GTCCTGGCTAAATCCTCCAAAATGATTCCAG TGATGCTGATGGGTACACTAGTTTATGGCATAAGATATACATTTCCTGAATATGTTTGTACACTACTTGTTGCTGGTGGAGTATCAATGTTTGCTCTTTCAAAG CCTAGCTCAAAATCTATCAGCAAGCTGGCACATCCTAATCCTGGACTTGGTTATGGTCTATGCTTTCTGAATCTTGCTTTTGATGGATTCACCAACGCAACTCAGGACTCCATTACAGCAAG GTACCCTAAGACAACTGCTTGGGATATCATGCTGGGAATGAATTTATGGGGTACAATTTACAACGTCATCTTCATGTTTGGTTGGCCACAAGCTAGTGGATACGAGGCAGTTAAATTCTGCCAGCAGCATCCGGAAGTGGCCTGGGACATTTTGCTCTACTGTCTTTGTGGTGCAGTAGGCCAGAATTTTATCTTTCTAACCATTAGTCGATTTGGTTCCCTAACTAACACAACTATTACCACTACCCGCAAGTTTGTGAGCATTGTGGTGTCTTCAGTGCTCAGTGGCAATCCAATGTCTACAAAACAATGGGGAAGTGTCATCATGGTTTTCTCTGGATTAGCGTACCAGATTTATCTGAAGTGGAGGAAATTGCAGAGGAtgcagaagaaaaagaagtccATGTAA